A stretch of Salvelinus alpinus chromosome 4, SLU_Salpinus.1, whole genome shotgun sequence DNA encodes these proteins:
- the LOC139574206 gene encoding lipid droplet-regulating VLDL assembly factor AUP1-like, with translation METRGIEQMFDFQRLPNDGLVLLLVLLYSPVGLCLMLLRLFVGAHVFLVSCALPDSLARRFIVRIMFSVLGMHVRQNSPRSRDKSTKLYICNHVTQFDHNIVNLLTSCNTPMLEDSAGFVCWARGFMELGAISGQDEMEESLRRYCSSPETLPLLLFPEEDTTNGRAGLLKFSSWPFSMTDSIQPVALQVKRPFVALSTPESFWLTELLWTFFVPCTVYHVRWLPPVSRQDEESLQEFANKVQELLATELSVVSTQITKADKAEHIKRKRHIAPRTTTSNLGARPRPVPLGFMIRSSGVEELRISRMAQQVKEVLPDIPLGIITRDLVQTNCVDTTITNLLESTEVFPVEATGGTTSAPGPAWRSLSSSAAPAPTIKPAAKSFGKSPVDRHMSLQERKEALYEFARRRYIEKHELEQDETSEQDLIAGKRVRNDSC, from the exons ATGGAAACTCGAGGAATAGAACAGATGTTTGACTTCCAGCG GTTGCCAAACGATGGACTGGTCCTTTTGCTGGTGTTGCTTTATTCTCCAGTTGGCCTGTGTTTGATGTTACTACGACTCTTCGTAGGTGCACATGTGTTTTTGGTGAGCTGTGCACTCCCAGACAGTCTTGCTAGAAG ATTCATTGTGAGAATAATGTTCTCAGTCCTTGGTATGCACGTCAGACAGAACAGCCCACGTTCAAGAGACAAAAGCACAAAACTGTACATCTGCAATCACGTGACCCAGTTTGACCACAACATTGTCAATCTTCTGACTTCCTGCAATACG CCTATGCTGGAGGACTCTGCAGGCTTCGTGTGTTGGGCCAGAGGCTTCATGGAGCTAGGTGCCATATCGGGCCAGGATGAGATGGAGGAGTCCCTCAGGAGATACTGCTCCTCTCCAGAAACTctgcccctgctcctcttccccGAGGAGGACACCACCAACGGGCGCGCTGGCCTGCTGAAGTTCAG CTCCTGGCCTTTCTCCATGACTGATTCCATTCAGCCTGTGGCCTTACAAGTGAAGAGGCCATTTGTAGCTCTG AGCACGCCAGAGTCCTTTTGGCTGACAGAACTGTTGTGGACCTTTTTCGTCCCATGTACAGTGTACCATGTAAG ATGGCTCCCCCCTGTATCTAGACAAGATGAAGAGTCCCTTCAAGAGTTTGCCAACAAAGTCCAAGAG CTTCTAGCCACTGAGCTCAGCGTGGTCTCTACACAGATTACCAAAGCAGACAAAGCAGAGCACATCAAGAGGAAAAGGCACATTGCACCGCGCACCACAACCTCAA ATCTGGGTGCCAGACCACGTCCAGTTCCCCTGGGCTTCATGATCCGCAGCTCTGGGGTGGAGGAGCTCAGGATCAGCAGGATGGCTCAGCAGGTGAAGGAGGTTCTGCCTGACATCCCCCTTGGCATCATCACCAGAGACCTGG TGCAAACCAACTGTGTGGACACCACTATCACTAACCTGCTGGAGAGCACTGAGGTGTTCCCAGTGGAGGCCACAGGCGGCACCACGTCTGCACCAGGCCCAGCCTGGCGGTCCCTCTCTTCTTCAGCTGCACCTGCTCCCACCATTAAG CCTGCTGCCAAATCTTTTGGGAAATCACCGGTAGACAGACACATgtccctacaagagaggaaagaGGCCTTGTATGAGTTTGCAAGAAG ACGCTACATCGAAAAGCATGAACTGGAGCAGGACGAAACCTCTGAACAAGATCTGATTGCTGGGAAACGTGTTAGGAATGACAGTTGTTAA
- the LOC139574205 gene encoding tubulin beta-4B chain-like, with protein sequence MREIVHLQAGQCGNQIGAKFWEVISDEHGIDPTGSYNGDSDLQLERINVYYNEASGGKYVPRAVLVDLEPGTMDSVRSGPFGQIFRPDNFVFGQSGAGNNWAKGHYTEGAELVDSVLDVVRKEAESCDCLQGFQLTHSLGGGTGSGMGTLLISKIREEYPDRIMNTFSVVPSPKVSDTVVEPYNATLSVHQLVENTDETYCIDNEALYDICFRTLKLTTPTYGDLNHLVSATMSGVTTCLRFPGQLNADLRKLAVNMVPFPRLHFFMPGFAPLTSRGSQQYRALTVPELTQQMFDSKNMMAACDPRHGRYLTVAAVFRGRMSMKEVDEQMLNVQNKNSSYFVEWIPNNVKTAVCDIPPRGLKMAATFIGNSTAIQELFKRISEQFTAMFRRKAFLHWYTGEGMDEMEFTEAESNMNDLVSEYQQYQDATAEEEGEFEEEGEEELA encoded by the exons ATGAGAGAGATTGTTCATTTACAAGCAGGGCAGTGCGGTAATCAAATTGGCGCAAAG TTCTGGGAGGTGATTAGTGATGAGCATGGCATTGACCCCACTGGAAGTTACAACGGGGACAGTGATCTTCAGCTGGAAAGAATTAATGTGTACTACAATGAAGCTTCAG GTGGAAAGTACGTGCCACGCGCAGTACTTGTGGACTTGGAGCCTGGGACCATGGACTCTGTGAGGTCCGGACCTTTCGGTCAAATCTTCAGGCCTGACAACTTTGTCTTCG GTCAGAGTGGAGCAGGTAACAACTGGGCCAAGGGCCACTACACTGAGGGTGCAGAGCTGGTTGACTCTGTCTTGGATGTGGTGAGGAAAGAGGCTGAGAGCTGTGACTGCCTGCAGGGCTTCCAGCTCACCCACTCCCTGGGAGGTGGAACCGGCTCTGGCATGGGCACCCTGCTCATCAGCAAGATCCGTGAAGAGTACCCCGACCGCATCATGAACACTTTCAGCGTGGTGCCCTCCCCAAAAGTGTCAGACACTGTGGTCGAGCCCTACAATGCCACCCTCTCAGTCCACCAGCTGGTAGAGAACACAGACGAGACCTACTGTATCGACAACGAGGCGCTCTACGACATCTGCTTCCGTACCCTCAAACTCACCACGCCCACCTACGGAGACCTCAACCACCTGGTGTCTGCAACCATGAGTGGGGTCACCACCTGTCTCCGCTTCCCCGGCCAGCTCAACGCTGACCTGCGCAAACTGGCAGTCAACATGGTGCCCTTCCCCCGTCTCCACTTCTTCATGCCTGGCTTTGCCCCCCTCACCAGCAGGGGCAGCCAGCAGTACAGAGCCCTGACGGTTCCAGAGCTCACTCAGCAGATGTTTGACTCGAAGAACATGATGGCCGCCTGCGACCCTCGTCACGGCCGTTACCTCACCGTGGCTGCAGTCTTCCGCGGGCGCATGTCCATGAAAGAGGTGGACGAGCAAATGCTGAACGTACAGAACAAGAACAGCAGCTATTTCGTTGAATGGATCCCCAACAACGTCAAGACTGCAGTCTGTGACATTCCTCCCCGTGGCCTCAAAATGGCTGCCACCTTCATTGGAAACAGTACTGCCATCCAGGAGCTGTTCAAGCGCATCTCTGAGCAGTTCACAGCTATGTTCCGCCGTAAGGCTTTCCTCCATTGGTACACAGGAGAAGGCATGGATGAGATGGAGTTCACTGAGGCAGAGAGCAACATGAACGACCTGGTGTCTGAGTACCAGCAGTACCAAGACGCCACTGCAGAGGAGGAGGGCGAGTTTgaagaggagggtgaagaggagtTGGCTTAA